From Novipirellula artificiosorum, the proteins below share one genomic window:
- a CDS encoding nitroreductase family protein has translation MSSPSPKDVNPTDLGVLDAIRQRWSPYRFEDRWVEDEKVVRCLEAARWTASSYNDQPWSWIVARRQDTEPFQTMLSCLLEANQAWASQSGVLLISVIRTTFRKNQKPNRVALHDLGQAAAHLALQATQIGLQVHQMAGLNLSRVRQIYEIPDSHQPQTAIAIGYPDRSAPVTEVDRELQQRETRARERMPLRDQVFSSKWGNTSSILK, from the coding sequence ATGAGTTCCCCCTCTCCGAAAGACGTGAACCCCACGGATCTTGGTGTTCTTGATGCGATTCGCCAGCGATGGAGTCCGTATCGATTTGAAGATCGATGGGTGGAAGACGAGAAAGTGGTGCGTTGTCTCGAGGCGGCCCGTTGGACCGCCAGCAGCTACAATGATCAGCCGTGGTCGTGGATAGTGGCTCGCCGGCAAGACACCGAGCCTTTTCAAACCATGCTGAGTTGCTTGCTCGAGGCGAATCAAGCGTGGGCAAGCCAATCGGGAGTGTTGTTGATTTCGGTGATCCGAACGACGTTTCGCAAGAATCAAAAGCCCAATCGAGTTGCCTTGCACGATCTTGGACAAGCCGCCGCTCATTTGGCACTCCAGGCAACGCAGATTGGCCTTCAGGTTCACCAGATGGCTGGACTCAATCTAAGCCGCGTGCGCCAAATCTACGAGATTCCCGACAGTCACCAGCCGCAGACGGCAATCGCGATCGGCTACCCTGATCGGAGTGCACCGGTAACCGAGGTTGACCGCGAATTGCAGCAGCGAGAAACGAGGGCCCGCGAACGCATGCCGCTTCGCGATCAGGTGTTTTCTAGCAAGTGGGGCAACACGAGCAGTATCCTGAAATAG
- a CDS encoding pyridoxine 5'-phosphate synthase, producing MIELGVNIDHIATVRQARRTYEPDPVIAAGLAEQGGADGITFHLREDRRHIQDRDIEILMKTVTVKTNFEMACADDVLSIACNAKPSWGLLVPESRQEITTEGGLDVVNDRGRIRDAVKRLQDSGILTSLFIDPDPAQVQASVDLGVDAVELHTGPYALATHQTQTTELARLDSAGQVAREAGIRLHAGHGLHYANVRPVAALANMIELNIGHSIVSRALMVGMREAVAEMRRILDLVRSPVS from the coding sequence ATGATCGAACTTGGTGTCAACATTGACCACATCGCCACGGTTCGCCAAGCGCGTCGAACCTACGAGCCCGACCCGGTGATCGCCGCAGGCTTGGCCGAACAAGGCGGCGCCGATGGAATTACGTTTCATCTACGCGAAGATCGACGTCACATCCAGGACCGTGATATCGAAATTCTGATGAAAACGGTGACGGTTAAAACCAATTTCGAGATGGCTTGTGCGGACGACGTGCTCAGCATCGCGTGCAACGCAAAACCGTCGTGGGGCCTGTTGGTCCCCGAAAGTCGCCAAGAAATCACGACCGAGGGAGGACTTGATGTCGTGAACGATCGTGGTCGGATTCGGGATGCCGTTAAGCGACTGCAAGATTCAGGTATCCTGACAAGCCTGTTTATCGACCCGGATCCCGCTCAGGTGCAAGCGTCGGTGGACCTCGGAGTCGACGCCGTCGAATTGCATACGGGCCCCTACGCGCTCGCCACGCATCAAACTCAAACGACCGAATTAGCGAGGCTCGACTCTGCGGGCCAAGTTGCCCGAGAGGCGGGGATCCGGCTGCACGCTGGGCACGGACTCCATTACGCGAACGTTCGTCCCGTCGCGGCGCTGGCAAACATGATCGAATTGAACATCGGTCATTCGATCGTCAGTCGAGCGTTGATGGTGGGGATGCGTGAAGCGGTTGCCGAAATGCGACGCATTTTGGACCTGGTGAGATCGCCAGTTTCGTAG
- a CDS encoding Gfo/Idh/MocA family protein → MSNINVAMIGQGFMGRSHSNAWGQVAKFFQCPSKPVMHTVFGQEAENPQAFADNWGWQNAATDWESVVKSPDIDIVDIVTPNFMHAPPAKAAIAAGKHVACEKPIAGTLAEAREMAEAANKAGVKTAVWFCYRRVPAVALAYQMVKDGLIGDILHVRAQYLQDWADESVPLVWRFKKELAGSGAHGDLNAHIIDMTRFVTGQEITEISGAISETFIKKRKLMTGVASGSIAGGLDAGKDMGDVTVDDTVLFLARFSGGAVASFEAARQATGNQNRNGFEINGTKGSLKFDFERMNELEYYDATRPRAVQGWTNIMCTHAGDHPYVANWWPDAHLIGYEHCFTNEAYDFLCQIAGQTPTVPIPTFEDAYQTQRVLEAASLSAAEKHAINMDDVK, encoded by the coding sequence ATGAGTAACATAAACGTGGCAATGATTGGTCAAGGGTTCATGGGGCGTTCGCACTCGAACGCCTGGGGCCAAGTGGCAAAGTTCTTTCAATGCCCCTCGAAGCCAGTGATGCACACCGTGTTTGGCCAAGAAGCGGAAAACCCGCAGGCGTTTGCGGACAATTGGGGATGGCAGAACGCTGCGACCGATTGGGAATCCGTTGTCAAGTCACCCGACATCGACATCGTCGATATCGTGACGCCTAACTTCATGCACGCGCCGCCAGCCAAAGCGGCCATCGCAGCCGGCAAGCATGTGGCATGCGAAAAGCCGATCGCCGGTACGCTTGCCGAAGCCCGCGAAATGGCGGAAGCAGCCAATAAGGCGGGCGTGAAAACCGCTGTCTGGTTCTGCTATCGTCGCGTGCCCGCCGTAGCGCTGGCCTACCAAATGGTCAAAGACGGACTGATTGGTGACATTCTTCACGTTCGAGCTCAGTACCTACAAGATTGGGCCGACGAGTCGGTGCCATTGGTGTGGCGATTCAAGAAAGAGCTCGCTGGGTCGGGTGCTCATGGCGACTTGAACGCCCACATCATCGATATGACTCGTTTTGTGACGGGCCAGGAAATCACTGAGATCTCCGGTGCAATCTCGGAGACCTTTATCAAGAAACGCAAACTGATGACCGGTGTTGCTTCCGGCAGCATCGCCGGTGGGTTGGATGCAGGGAAGGATATGGGGGACGTCACCGTCGATGACACGGTGTTGTTCTTGGCTCGATTCAGTGGCGGTGCCGTGGCCAGCTTCGAAGCGGCTCGTCAAGCAACCGGCAACCAGAACCGAAACGGTTTCGAAATCAACGGAACCAAGGGTTCGCTGAAGTTTGACTTTGAAAGAATGAATGAACTCGAGTACTACGACGCAACGCGTCCACGTGCCGTTCAAGGTTGGACCAACATCATGTGCACCCACGCGGGTGACCACCCCTACGTTGCTAATTGGTGGCCCGACGCACACTTGATCGGGTACGAGCACTGCTTCACCAACGAAGCCTATGACTTCTTGTGTCAAATCGCTGGCCAGACGCCAACCGTGCCGATTCCGACGTTTGAAGACGCGTATCAAACGCAGCGAGTCCTCGAAGCGGCATCCTTGTCGGCAGCGGAAAAGCATGCCATCAACATGGACGACGTGAAGTAG
- a CDS encoding glycoside hydrolase family 2 TIM barrel-domain containing protein → MLCKTISLRPWVLLTSLAFLSLLPLHSLSAQAPDWENEQVVGINKLAGRATSLPYDDRASAIEATRDASVYHRSLNGIWKFHWVKQPSERPENFFHPSFDVSGWDDMPVPSNWQLRGYGVPVYTNMTYPFKKDPPRVMGEPPANFTNYVDRNPVGSYRRDFSLPPEWDGREVFLQFNGVDSAFYVWINGERVGYSQDSRTLALFNITDYLKDGSNTLAVEVYRYSDGSYLEDQDFWRLSGIFRDVYLWSADPLHVRDFFVHTDLDDAYQDATLSVDVEVANATEQSTPFSVLAELLDAEGKVVFNDLRASTQVAAGKAAKLTLSKSISSPKQWSAEKPNLYQLLLTLKDAAGKTIEITTAQVGFREVEIKDGLLHVNGKQVYLKGVNRHEHDPDTGHTVSVESMIEDIKLMKQFNVNAVRTSHYPNDPQWYTLCDQYGLYVVDETNIESHGMRYGAESLAKDPKWGKAHLDRAIRMVERDKNHPSIIIWSLGNEAGNGVNFFANYDWIKQRDPSRPVQYEQAGFDLDNTDIRCPMYATIDRIVDYAKNQPDRPLILCEYAHAMGNSVGNFQDYWDAMEAYDHLQGGFIWDWVDQGLRKPVPPVYRVTDIENTKLTAQVRGEFDVQQGLTGAAMVDNDDALQLTTQLTLEATVYGNRVGGFCPILSKGDHQYLLRLDNSGINFTLYPGAWESLKVLYDDANLLDGANRITATYDGQQMRIFVNGKQVGERALTGALSESIYPVNIGRNSEVTDRVTSLPIQQVRIYNRALTAAEAADVGSRDPQGQVLHMDLRQIESVKTSPDGSGEFFAYGGDFGDQPNDGNFCMNGLVQPDRRPNPHLWEVKKVHQEIKLHAVDLAEGRFRIENKFLFCNLNEFKATATLRCDGKVVATAELNDLNVEPLSDEYVVIPTMVTDEMKGECLLTVSFELPKETNWASAGHRIAWDQFEVKAADSVDQPSGEKPTVTAEDNERMVVITSGKVQYRMDPSNGDLTSIKVDGKEMLHSPLAPNFWKAPNDNQFRNGYVNRLGPWRAAAAEREFVDFLGEENGDVFEATIKSKLPVGDSSYKIRYWFFPDGSVQVKAAYEPGKGNFPMLPRFGMQLAVAKDLNQVQWYGRGPQETYCDRKTGGEIAVYESTVDEMVFPYCRSQDTGNRTDVRSMTLTDSKGRGIEIVGSEPLSMSAWPYTISDVELASHPYELPRRDFNMVFVDLKLHGVGGDNSWGAKTHPEYTLPGDQPYSYSFTLSPVE, encoded by the coding sequence ATGCTCTGCAAAACGATCTCGCTTCGTCCTTGGGTCCTGCTGACCAGCCTTGCCTTTTTGTCGCTGTTGCCCCTCCACTCGCTAAGCGCTCAAGCCCCTGATTGGGAAAACGAGCAGGTGGTTGGCATCAATAAGTTGGCCGGACGAGCCACATCGCTGCCCTACGATGACCGGGCGAGTGCGATCGAAGCGACTCGTGACGCGAGCGTCTATCACCGCAGTCTCAATGGAATCTGGAAGTTCCATTGGGTCAAACAGCCGAGCGAACGGCCGGAGAATTTTTTTCACCCCAGCTTTGATGTGAGCGGATGGGACGACATGCCCGTGCCGAGCAACTGGCAGCTGCGAGGCTACGGCGTTCCGGTCTATACCAACATGACCTATCCGTTCAAGAAGGACCCGCCGCGGGTGATGGGTGAGCCGCCAGCCAATTTTACCAACTATGTCGATCGTAACCCCGTCGGTTCGTACCGCCGTGATTTTTCGCTGCCACCCGAGTGGGATGGTCGTGAGGTCTTCTTGCAGTTCAACGGTGTCGATTCGGCATTCTATGTGTGGATCAATGGCGAGCGCGTGGGGTACAGCCAAGACAGCCGGACGTTGGCGTTGTTCAATATCACCGATTACTTGAAGGACGGTAGCAATACGTTGGCGGTTGAAGTGTATCGCTACAGCGATGGCAGCTACTTGGAGGATCAAGATTTTTGGCGACTGAGCGGTATCTTTCGTGATGTCTATCTCTGGTCAGCTGATCCCCTGCACGTTCGCGACTTCTTTGTCCACACGGACTTAGATGACGCCTATCAAGACGCCACATTGAGCGTCGATGTTGAAGTTGCCAACGCGACGGAACAGTCAACCCCATTTTCGGTACTTGCCGAGTTGCTTGACGCCGAGGGCAAGGTGGTATTCAACGATCTCCGTGCATCAACCCAAGTGGCAGCCGGAAAGGCGGCGAAGCTAACGCTGAGCAAATCGATTTCGAGTCCAAAGCAATGGTCCGCAGAAAAACCCAATTTGTATCAACTGCTCCTGACACTCAAAGATGCGGCAGGCAAAACGATCGAAATCACAACCGCTCAAGTCGGTTTTCGGGAAGTTGAGATCAAAGACGGTTTGTTGCACGTCAATGGCAAGCAAGTTTACTTGAAGGGCGTCAATCGTCACGAGCATGACCCCGATACCGGGCACACCGTTTCGGTCGAATCCATGATCGAAGACATCAAGTTGATGAAGCAATTCAATGTCAATGCGGTGCGCACCAGCCACTATCCAAACGATCCGCAATGGTACACGCTATGTGACCAGTACGGCTTGTACGTGGTCGATGAAACCAACATCGAATCGCACGGAATGCGTTACGGAGCGGAATCACTCGCGAAAGACCCAAAGTGGGGCAAAGCTCACCTCGATCGAGCGATTCGGATGGTTGAACGGGACAAAAACCATCCCTCGATCATCATTTGGTCACTCGGCAACGAAGCAGGCAATGGCGTCAATTTCTTCGCCAACTACGACTGGATCAAACAGCGTGACCCGTCTCGACCGGTTCAGTATGAGCAAGCGGGTTTTGATCTCGACAACACCGACATTCGATGTCCGATGTACGCCACGATCGACCGAATTGTCGATTATGCAAAGAACCAACCCGATCGGCCGCTGATTCTTTGTGAATACGCACACGCGATGGGTAATAGCGTCGGCAATTTCCAAGACTACTGGGACGCGATGGAAGCGTATGATCATCTGCAGGGTGGATTCATATGGGACTGGGTCGACCAAGGGCTGCGCAAGCCCGTCCCGCCGGTGTACCGCGTAACGGACATCGAGAACACCAAGCTAACGGCGCAAGTCCGCGGGGAATTTGATGTTCAGCAAGGATTGACCGGCGCAGCAATGGTCGACAACGACGATGCCTTGCAATTGACGACGCAGTTGACACTCGAAGCGACGGTCTACGGCAATCGTGTCGGCGGATTCTGTCCGATCCTTTCTAAGGGTGACCACCAATATCTACTTCGACTCGATAATTCCGGAATCAACTTCACGCTGTACCCCGGTGCTTGGGAGAGTCTAAAGGTCTTGTATGACGATGCCAATTTGCTCGACGGTGCAAATCGAATCACGGCGACTTACGATGGCCAACAGATGCGAATCTTTGTGAACGGAAAACAGGTGGGTGAACGAGCATTGACGGGAGCCCTTTCCGAAAGCATTTATCCCGTCAACATCGGCCGCAACTCAGAAGTGACCGATCGCGTCACCTCGCTTCCGATTCAACAGGTTCGGATTTACAACCGAGCCCTGACGGCGGCCGAGGCAGCCGACGTCGGCTCGCGCGACCCTCAAGGACAAGTTCTGCACATGGACTTGCGTCAGATCGAGAGTGTGAAGACCTCTCCGGATGGAAGCGGCGAATTTTTTGCTTACGGCGGCGATTTTGGCGATCAACCCAATGATGGCAATTTCTGCATGAACGGTCTGGTGCAACCCGACCGGCGACCGAATCCCCATTTGTGGGAAGTCAAGAAAGTCCATCAGGAGATCAAGCTGCACGCAGTGGACCTGGCCGAAGGTCGCTTCCGAATCGAAAACAAGTTCCTGTTTTGCAATCTGAACGAGTTCAAGGCGACGGCCACGCTCCGGTGCGATGGAAAGGTCGTCGCCACGGCGGAGCTGAACGATTTGAATGTCGAGCCGCTAAGTGACGAGTACGTGGTGATTCCGACGATGGTCACCGACGAAATGAAGGGTGAGTGTTTGCTGACAGTCTCCTTTGAGCTGCCAAAAGAAACCAATTGGGCCTCGGCCGGCCACCGCATCGCTTGGGACCAATTCGAGGTCAAGGCTGCGGACTCGGTCGACCAACCCAGCGGCGAAAAGCCAACGGTTACAGCTGAGGACAATGAGCGAATGGTGGTGATCACTTCGGGTAAGGTCCAATACCGAATGGATCCATCAAACGGGGATCTGACTTCGATCAAGGTCGACGGAAAGGAGATGCTGCACAGCCCACTTGCACCGAACTTCTGGAAAGCTCCCAACGACAACCAATTCCGAAACGGCTACGTCAATCGACTGGGGCCCTGGCGTGCCGCGGCTGCGGAAAGGGAGTTCGTTGATTTCCTTGGCGAGGAAAACGGGGACGTCTTCGAAGCAACGATCAAATCAAAATTGCCCGTCGGCGATTCCAGCTACAAAATCCGCTATTGGTTCTTTCCGGACGGTTCGGTGCAGGTGAAGGCTGCTTACGAACCGGGTAAGGGTAATTTTCCAATGCTGCCCAGGTTTGGCATGCAGCTCGCAGTTGCCAAGGATCTGAACCAAGTGCAGTGGTACGGCCGCGGGCCTCAGGAAACGTACTGCGACCGCAAAACCGGCGGGGAGATCGCCGTGTACGAATCGACCGTTGATGAAATGGTCTTTCCCTATTGTCGTAGCCAAGACACCGGTAATCGAACCGATGTCCGCTCGATGACATTGACCGATTCGAAGGGTCGTGGCATTGAGATTGTCGGATCGGAGCCGCTCAGCATGAGTGCTTGGCCCTACACGATCAGTGATGTGGAGTTGGCATCCCATCCCTACGAGCTCCCGCGCCGAGACTTCAACATGGTGTTCGTTGACTTGAAATTGCACGGCGTCGGAGGCGACAACAGTTGGGGGGCGAAAACCCATCCTGAGTACACGTTGCCAGGCGATCAGCCCTACTCCTATTCGTTCACACTCTCGCCAGTGGAATGA
- a CDS encoding response regulator has protein sequence MQRKVRHDAGSVAGLRASGTKHATPPTKQASIVVVDPSPLSLLATAGVFHYEGYACTCARTAEAAVSALALGTQDLLIWDVADDATAALEAIQRIRQQTDYEQIPVVLLADTRWAGLEKKTDQMAAASRCLFKPVDPHALIAVADQLLWMPSLISAHRKRGSQPTRPGWVTL, from the coding sequence ATGCAACGTAAAGTTCGACACGATGCCGGCAGCGTCGCTGGCTTGAGGGCCAGCGGAACGAAACACGCGACGCCGCCAACGAAACAGGCATCGATTGTGGTGGTTGATCCAAGTCCCTTGTCCTTGCTGGCGACCGCCGGCGTGTTTCACTATGAAGGCTATGCGTGTACGTGCGCTCGGACGGCCGAGGCCGCGGTATCCGCACTCGCACTGGGCACCCAAGATTTATTGATCTGGGATGTCGCCGACGATGCGACTGCGGCATTAGAGGCCATCCAACGAATTCGCCAACAAACCGACTATGAACAAATTCCGGTCGTTTTGTTGGCCGACACTCGCTGGGCGGGACTGGAAAAGAAGACGGATCAGATGGCAGCCGCAAGCCGCTGCTTGTTCAAACCCGTTGACCCCCATGCGTTGATTGCTGTGGCAGACCAATTGCTTTGGATGCCGTCCTTGATTTCCGCGCATCGCAAGCGAGGTTCCCAGCCGACCCGGCCCGGCTGGGTGACCCTCTAA
- the lysS gene encoding lysine--tRNA ligase — protein sequence MSQKLPASPVGDDHTDPKVARRNKLNQLVERGIDPFGSRFDDRSFVSDCQDRSGEVQFVTADGNNIELPDFDAPDLDYRQWKSDNGPGQEIGPTVRVAGRIMLSRPTGKLIFLNLRDWTGDIQIFVGKKQVGDDDFEVAKLFDLGDLVGAEGRLGRTNTGELTVFAEKLFFFTKMLEPAPDKHAGLTDPDLRQRMRYADLAFNDGVIHTFMDRTRIIKSIRQTLDDDRFCEVEGPTLHTIAGGAAARPFITHHNTLDMQLYLRIALELHLKRLMVGGMERVYELGRVYRNEGLSPRHNPEFTMLEAYQAYGDYESMMDLTERLVSGAIRATGGNTQREFAGKVIDFSVPFQRATYADLFQEATGVDPADEDAVIALATKLDIDTADKHPDVIRNEIFEEKVEDTLEGPIFVIDYPASICPLTKRKKDNPAIAERFELFVRGMEIANAYTELNDPDLQQRLFETQLDGQDEEDSMAKMDHDFVRALRYAMPPAGGLGVGIDRLVMLLTGQKSIRDVILFPVLRPESESK from the coding sequence ATGAGCCAAAAACTCCCCGCATCGCCCGTTGGCGACGACCACACCGACCCCAAAGTCGCCCGCCGAAACAAGCTAAATCAGTTGGTCGAGCGGGGCATTGACCCGTTCGGCAGCCGGTTTGATGATCGCTCGTTTGTCAGCGATTGCCAAGATCGATCGGGCGAGGTGCAGTTTGTCACCGCCGACGGCAACAACATTGAACTTCCCGACTTCGACGCACCCGATCTCGATTATCGTCAGTGGAAATCGGACAATGGACCTGGCCAGGAAATCGGACCCACCGTTCGTGTCGCAGGCCGGATCATGTTGTCGCGGCCGACGGGGAAGTTGATTTTCTTGAACTTGCGTGATTGGACCGGCGATATTCAAATCTTCGTTGGTAAGAAGCAGGTGGGTGACGACGACTTCGAAGTCGCCAAATTGTTCGATCTTGGCGACTTGGTCGGCGCCGAAGGACGCCTCGGCCGAACCAACACGGGCGAGTTAACCGTGTTTGCCGAGAAACTTTTCTTCTTCACAAAAATGCTGGAACCGGCCCCCGACAAGCACGCCGGGTTGACCGATCCCGATCTGCGTCAGCGAATGAGGTACGCCGATTTAGCGTTTAACGATGGAGTGATCCATACCTTCATGGACCGAACGCGGATCATTAAGTCGATCCGCCAAACGCTTGACGATGACCGCTTCTGCGAGGTCGAAGGTCCTACGCTGCATACGATTGCCGGTGGTGCCGCCGCTCGACCTTTCATCACGCACCACAACACCCTCGACATGCAACTCTACCTGCGGATTGCATTGGAGTTGCATCTCAAACGCTTGATGGTCGGGGGGATGGAACGCGTCTACGAACTGGGACGCGTCTATCGCAACGAAGGGCTGAGTCCTCGGCACAACCCCGAATTCACGATGCTCGAAGCCTACCAAGCGTACGGTGATTACGAATCCATGATGGATTTGACGGAGCGTTTGGTCAGCGGCGCGATCCGCGCGACAGGCGGCAACACTCAGCGAGAGTTTGCAGGGAAGGTCATTGATTTCAGTGTCCCGTTCCAACGAGCCACCTATGCTGATCTGTTCCAAGAAGCCACGGGCGTCGACCCAGCCGATGAGGATGCCGTGATCGCATTGGCGACGAAGTTGGACATCGACACCGCTGACAAGCATCCCGACGTGATTCGCAATGAGATCTTTGAAGAGAAGGTCGAAGATACCTTGGAGGGGCCGATTTTTGTGATCGACTACCCCGCCAGTATCTGCCCCCTGACGAAGCGAAAGAAGGATAATCCCGCGATCGCGGAACGATTTGAGTTGTTTGTGCGAGGAATGGAAATTGCAAACGCTTACACCGAATTGAATGATCCTGATTTACAGCAACGGTTGTTCGAAACGCAACTCGATGGCCAAGACGAAGAGGATTCGATGGCCAAGATGGACCACGATTTCGTCCGAGCGTTGCGCTACGCGATGCCGCCGGCGGGTGGATTGGGCGTTGGAATCGACCGATTGGTGATGCTGCTGACCGGACAGAAATCGATCCGCGATGTGATCCTCTTCCCGGTCCTAAGACCCGAAAGCGAGTCGAAGTGA
- a CDS encoding dihydroorotate dehydrogenase-like protein, translating to MAIDLSTQYLGMKLDSPLIASASPLTGDIDSLQKLEQAGASAAVLPSLFEEQIEHDRQEVQRLHEFQSDSMAESLSFFPEVEYNLGPDQYLKLISDAVSTVKMPIIASLNGSTRGGWVHYAQLMERAGARAIELNIYFIPTEPNAIADDVENQYCELIAAVSETVHIPVGVKIGPYFSSLPDLVRRFVQAGADGLVLFNRYLAPDIDLETLTFKPDLVLSTADELRVALRWIAILRDQVDASLAATGGVHEVPDLVKALLVGSDAVMLASALLKQGPNHLDTLRTGLIQWMTEHEYTSVEQMKGSMSKENCSNPEGLSRANYMKALTSYTTSK from the coding sequence ATGGCCATTGATCTATCGACCCAATACTTGGGCATGAAACTTGACAGCCCCCTGATCGCGTCGGCGAGTCCGTTGACCGGCGATATCGATTCGCTGCAGAAACTGGAGCAGGCGGGGGCATCGGCGGCGGTTTTGCCCTCGTTGTTTGAAGAGCAAATTGAACATGATCGGCAAGAGGTTCAGCGGCTGCATGAATTCCAATCCGATTCCATGGCCGAATCGCTCAGTTTCTTTCCTGAAGTCGAATACAACCTTGGGCCAGACCAGTATTTGAAGCTGATCAGTGACGCTGTGAGCACGGTCAAGATGCCAATCATCGCCAGCTTGAACGGATCGACGCGGGGTGGCTGGGTGCATTACGCTCAGCTGATGGAACGAGCCGGTGCGCGAGCGATCGAGTTGAATATCTACTTCATTCCCACAGAACCTAACGCCATCGCTGACGATGTCGAGAATCAATACTGTGAATTGATTGCGGCAGTTAGCGAGACGGTTCATATTCCGGTCGGTGTTAAGATCGGACCCTACTTCAGCTCGCTTCCCGATCTGGTGCGGCGGTTTGTCCAAGCGGGCGCTGATGGACTCGTCTTGTTCAATCGCTACTTGGCCCCCGACATCGATTTGGAAACCTTAACGTTCAAACCCGATTTGGTTCTCAGCACAGCGGATGAGTTGCGGGTTGCTTTGCGATGGATCGCAATCCTTCGAGATCAAGTCGACGCGAGCTTGGCCGCAACGGGGGGCGTTCACGAAGTACCCGACTTGGTGAAAGCCTTGCTGGTGGGCAGCGATGCCGTGATGCTGGCGTCCGCATTGTTGAAACAGGGCCCCAACCACCTCGACACGCTTCGCACGGGACTGATCCAGTGGATGACCGAGCATGAGTACACCTCGGTCGAACAAATGAAGGGCAGCATGAGCAAAGAGAATTGCTCAAATCCCGAAGGTCTCAGTCGCGCGAACTACATGAAGGCACTGACCTCCTACACCACGTCGAAGTAA